In the Vitis vinifera cultivar Pinot Noir 40024 chromosome 2, ASM3070453v1 genome, one interval contains:
- the LOC100257354 gene encoding RING-H2 finger protein ATL29 → MSTTSVHHTHPDAYAPPITVILTVILLVFFFLGFFSVYFCRCFMGNLSHTWLGRSPSGTHGPGGSSAVHGLDPSIIDSFPTFVYSTVKDYREQKYGLECAICLSEFEDDDMLRLLTVCYHVFHHDCIDLWLGSHNTCPVCRRSLDVPLKSLEKSPANNNTMQDIDENESLDDECSIAIKDGDEECRGGSSTGGATNAHGLQIVENKEGKFSRSHSTGHSIAWTKGEEDKHTLILPEHVKAKITRGHNWSCTTFGDYSRYRNKGKGGVGEVSGFSGSNEDNV, encoded by the coding sequence ATGTCGACAACCTCCGTCCATCACACACACCCAGATGCCTACGCCCCGCCCATAACTGTAATCCTAACTGTCATTCTTCTcgtcttcttctttcttggttttttcTCTGTATACTTTTGTAGGTGTTTCATGGGAAACCTCTCCCATACATGGCTAGGCCGAAGTCCTTCTGGCACGCATGGACCGGGCGGCTCTTCTGCTGTCCATGGCCTTGATCCTTCTATTATAGATTCATTTCCCACTTTTGTATATTCAACAGTTAAAGACTATCGGGAACAAAAGTATGGCCTAGAATGCGCCATTTGCCTGTCCGAATTCGAGGATGATGATATGCTTCGCCTTTTGACAGTGTGCTACCATGTTTTTCATCATGATTGCATTGACCTTTGGCTTGGATCCCATAACACATGTCCGGTTTGTCGTAGGAGCCTGGATGTGCCATTGAAGTCGCTAGAAAAGTCCCCGGCTAACAATAATACCATGCAGGACATTGATGAGAATGAGTCACTGGACGATGAGTGTAGCATTGCGATTAAGGACGGAGACGAGGAATGCAGAGGAGGAAGCAGCACAGGAGGAGCTACCAATGCCCACGGTTTACAAATTGTAGAGAATAAGGAGGGGAAGTTTTCAAGGTCACATTCCACCGGGCATTCCATAGCTTGGACAAAAGGAGAGGAGGATAAACATACATTGATATTGCCTGAACATGTGAAAGCCAAGATTACAAGGGGACATAATTGGAGTTGCACCACATTTGGTGACTACTCCCGCTATAGGAACAAAGGTAAAGGTGGCGTTGGTGAGGTTTCAGGATTTTCAGGCAGCAACGAGGacaatgtttaa